One stretch of Malus domestica chromosome 14, GDT2T_hap1 DNA includes these proteins:
- the LOC108171004 gene encoding uncharacterized mitochondrial protein AtMg00810-like gives MGRLTYFLGLHMQYKPDGSLFINQSKYAKELLSKAGMTSCKPAPTPSKPHTQLLVSEGTPMEDLTLYKSVVGALQYLTFTRPDISHAVNVLCQYMTQPTDPHFFLVKRILRYLQGTLDCGITYIPSKDINISAFSDADWAADVNTRRSISRYVVYVGDNPISWQSKKQASVSRSSTEVEYKALANCTDDVCWIISVLRDLH, from the coding sequence ATGGGAAGACTGACATACTTTCTGGGACTACATATGCAATACAAACCAGATGGCAGTTTGTTCATCAACCAATCAAAATATGCAAAGGAGCTGCTCAGTAAGGCAGGGATGACTTCATGTAAACCTGCTCCAACACCTTCAAAGCCACATACACAGTTGCTTGTCTCAGAAGGTACACCTATGGAAGATCTAACATTATACAAGAGTGTAGTTGGAGCACTGCAATACTTGACATTCACCAGGCCAGATATATCACATGCTGTGAATGTACTGTGTCAATACATGACTCAACCAACTGATCCACATTTTTTCCTGGTAAAACGAATCCTAAGGTATCTGCAAGGTACATTAGACTGTGGCATTACTTATATACCATCCAAAGACATTAATATCTCAGCATtctctgatgctgattgggctgcaGATGTCAACACACGGAGGTCGATATCAAGATATGTAGTGTATGTTGGTGACAATCCCATTTCATGGCAGTCAAAGAAACAAGCATCAGTTTCGAGAAGTTCAACTGAAGTTGAGTATAAGGCTTTAGCTAACTGTACTGATGATGTGTGTTGGATCATATCAGTACTAAGAGACTTGCATTAG
- the LOC103452549 gene encoding mediator of RNA polymerase II transcription subunit 10b produces MDTSQNATAGIGGSGGNGTLVPQTNDTAGPAVVDGPKQNLNQVINSIQKTLGLIHQLYLTVSSFNSASQLPLLQRLNALVMELDNMAKLSEKCNIQVPMEVFNLIDDGKNPDEFTRDVINGCIAKNQITKGKTDTFKSLRKHLLEELEQAFPDEVESYRDIRAASAAETKRLAQAQSTLPNGDVKVKPEL; encoded by the exons ATGGATACATCACAGAATGCAACAGCAGGAATCGGTGGGAGTGGTGGAAACGGAACGTTGGTCCCTCAAACCAATGATACAGCTGGACCGGCAGTGGTTGATGGTCCAAAGCAAAACCTGAATCAGGTCATTAACTCTATTCAGAAAACCTTAGGCCTCATTCACCAACTCTACCTCACCGTGTCTTCGTTCAATTCCGCGTCTCAGCTCCCCCTCCTCCAACGCCT AAATGCTCTTGTTATGGAGCTTGACAACATGGCTAAGCTATCAGAAAAATGCAATATCCAGGTTCCTATGGAAGTTTTTAA TTTGATCGATGATGGGAAGAATCCTGATGAATTCACAAGGGATGTCATTAACGGCTGCATTGCCAAGAATCAGATCACAAAAGGAAAAACTGATACCTTCAAG AGTTTACGCAAACATCTCCTGGAGGAACTTGAACAGGCTTTTCCGGATGAAGTTGAATCTTACAGAGACATACGTGCTGCATCTGCTGCT GAAACAAAACGGCTTGCACAAGCTCAGAGCACACTACCAAATGGAGATGTGAAGGTCAAGCCAGAGCTTTAA